AAAGAGATACATTAGGGTTTTCCATTGATAAGAGTGTGGGAACGATGCCCTGATGGTTCTAGGCGCGGGTTGGAATTGCATTTGGCTATGCAAGGGGACAGCTTTCCGAGGATATTATGAAAAGCATCAATGAGCAGACGATGAAAGGAGAGCGGAATTGAATCTATGGGTAAATACAGGGAAAGAAGAAGAAAAATTAAAAGAAATAGAAATATAGCAGTTGGCGTGCTGCTCTTAGCAGCCCTGTCAGCAGGAGGATATCTGTATTCCAGGGCCGGTTCCAACAGCACGCAGTCAGTGGGAGAGACAGAAAAGGGAACTGCCGCGGACTTGAGGGATAAAATCCTTTTCGCAGCCAGGGTGGGACAGACAGACTTGACCGGGCTTACGGTAATGGAGGCAGAAGAAACCCTGAATGAGCGTTATCAGTGGGAGCTGATTGTCAGTGACGGGAAGGATTCAGTTTTATTAGACAATCTCTTAGAACCACAGCTTCAGGCGATAATAAAGCAATTGGAGGGAACGCCCCCGGATCAGACACAGCAGTATGAAATTGATTATGAGGCCTTAAGAGAGCCATTTATCAGTCAGGCGGCTTCGCTTGCAGAACGCTGGAATAAAAGTGCAGTCAACTCCGAGCTGGAGTCTTTCAATAAGACAAGCGGAGCTTTCGTGTATACAAAAGAACAGAACGGCCGGATTCTGGATCAGGAAAAGCTGGTGGAACAGCTGATGGAAGCGGTAAAATCAGAGAATTACCAGGCTGAAATCATGGCAGGTTTTAAGGAAACATCTCCTGAAATGACTCAGGCCCAGGCTAAAGAGCAGTATGAGGTCGTTGGAACCTTTACCACGACGACGACGGATAATAAAAACAGAAATCAAAACATCCGTCTGGCAGTAGATTCTCTCAATGGCCTAATACTTAAGCCGGGAGAAGAATTTTCCTTTAACAATACCACAGGGAACCGTACAAAGGAAAAAGGATACCAGCCCGCTGGTGCATACCGGAACGGAGTCCTGATTGAAGAAC
This genomic stretch from Lacrimispora sphenoides harbors:
- a CDS encoding VanW family protein, with product MGKYRERRRKIKRNRNIAVGVLLLAALSAGGYLYSRAGSNSTQSVGETEKGTAADLRDKILFAARVGQTDLTGLTVMEAEETLNERYQWELIVSDGKDSVLLDNLLEPQLQAIIKQLEGTPPDQTQQYEIDYEALREPFISQAASLAERWNKSAVNSELESFNKTSGAFVYTKEQNGRILDQEKLVEQLMEAVKSENYQAEIMAGFKETSPEMTQAQAKEQYEVVGTFTTTTTDNKNRNQNIRLAVDSLNGLILKPGEEFSFNNTTGNRTKEKGYQPAGAYRNGVLIEEPGGGVCQVSTTLYHAIIEVGFKTTERNAHSFAPSYVEKGQDAMVSFDGYAGPDLKFINTSGHTMAVRAALDGKSLKISLVGLPVLEDGVKVTIRSEKVRDLEPMEPVYEENPSLPYGTEKVVDKGTIGGVYKSYRVYKKGDTVIKEEPLHNSTYKGKPAVINRNTTVPPAETESQTSPETQPQTTEVQENSEIGPGGGGSESTVPETDIPVVPGAE